One part of the Solanum dulcamara chromosome 3, daSolDulc1.2, whole genome shotgun sequence genome encodes these proteins:
- the LOC129882046 gene encoding uncharacterized protein LOC129882046, with product MVCVACLLPLFLVPIVNLLPVLFHILMAKVYRMLGKEYQRPERVPPACPFKPSAAKPNNSVTGEEPSSVAPHPVPKAVGVDDSKQD from the exons ATG GTTTGTGTAGCTTGTTTATTACCGCTGTTCCTCGTCCCGATCGTTAATTTATTACCAGTTCTCTTCCACATTCTTATg GCGAAGGTTTATAGAATGTTGGGGAAGGAGTATCAGAGACCAGAAAGAGTACCTCCTGCTTGTCCTTTTAAACCATCAGCTGCTAAACCCAATAATTCT GTTACCGGAGAAGAACCAAGTTCTGTCGCCCCCCATCCTGTACCTAAGGCAGTTGGAGTGGATGATTCCAAGCAGGACTAA
- the LOC129882045 gene encoding ACT domain-containing protein ACR10: MGILYDDVVLLNHSEREGDPSVITVNCPDKTGLGSDLCRIILFFGLTVVRVDVSTDGIWCYIVFWVVGRPDTRWNLLKKRLMGACPSCSSASGISYYHTELSPRPPDVFLLTFCCNDRRGLLHDVTAVLSELELTIKKVKVSTTPDGKVIDLFFITDTRELLHTKKRQEDTHYQLKSVLGDAMISCDIEMVGSEITGCSQGPSFLPQEIAEDMFSFELLNEQLSTSLACNKASITIDNMMSRGHTLIKIACQDHKGLLYDIMRTLKDYNIQISYGRFAAKTKTACELELFIMQADGKKKVDPSKLNGVCSRLQMELCRPLRVSLMNRGPDAELLVANPVELSGKGRPIVFYDITLALKMLNIGIFSAEVGRYLIGDREWEIYRVLLDEGNGLGPPRNKIVEAVWKMLMGWE, encoded by the exons ATGGGAATTTTGTATGATGATGTTGTGCTATTGAATCATTCAGAAAGAGAAGGTGACCCAAGTGTGATTACTGTTAATTGTCCTGATAAGACTGGTTTAGGTTCTGATCTTTGTAGAATCATTCTCTTCTTTGGGCTCACTGTTGTCAGAGTTG ATGTATCGACAGACGGGATATGGTGCTACATAGTGTTTTGGGTGGTGGGAAGACCAGACACAAGATGGAATCTGTTAAAGAAGAGACTTATGGGAGCTTGTCCATCTTGTTCTTCTGCCTCCGgcatatcatattatcatactGAGTTGTCTCCAAGGCCCCCTGATGTATTCCTCTTGACGTTCTGTTGCAATGATCGAAGGGGCCTTTTGCACG ATGTGACGGCAGTACTTTCCGAGCTTGAGCTTACTATAAAGAAGGTGAAAGTATCCACTACTCCAGATGGAAAAGTGATTGACCTGTTCTTCATTACTGACACAAG AGAACTTCTACATACAAAGAAGAGACAAGAAGACACACATTACCAGTTGAAATCTGTTCTGGGTGATGCCATGATTAGTTGTGACATAGAAATGGTCGGGTCCGAAATCACCGGGTGCTCTCAAGGACCATCGTTCCTTCCTCAAGAAATTGCCGAAGACATGTTTAGCTTCGAATTACTTAATGAGCAGCTGAGTACATCTCTTGCCTGCAATAAAGCGTCTATCACCATCGATAATATGATGAGTCGTGGACATACTCTCATCAAGATTGCTTGCCAAGATCACAAAGGTCTTCTGTATGACATAATGAGGACTCTGAAAGATTACAATATTCAG ATATCATATGGGCGGTTCGCGGCAAAAACCAAAACAGCATGTGAGCTTGAATTGTTTATAATGCAAGCTGATGGCAAGAAAAAAGTTGACCCTAGCAAGCTGAATGGTGTGTGTTCGCGTCTTCAAATGGAACTATGCCGCCCTCTCAGAGTGTCATTGATGAACCGAGGTCCTGATGCAGAATTACTGGTCGCAAACCCTGTAGAATTATCCGGCAAGGGTCGACCAATTGTCTTTTATGACATTACACTGGCTCTTAAGATGCTCAATATCGGCATCTTTTCG GCTGAAGTAGGGAGATATCTGATTGGTGATCGAGAATGGGAAATTTACCGTGTCTTACTGGATGAAGGGAATGGCTTGGGTCCCCCGAGGAACAAGATTGTGGAAGCTGTTTGGAAGATGTTGATGGGTTGGGAGTAA